In Massilia antarctica, the following are encoded in one genomic region:
- a CDS encoding c-type cytochrome has translation MKLLAYCLLAMAIPCASALAGDAVIGQKVYAARCIACHTIDASVAGPAHRGVVGRKAGSVAGFDYSPALKTSKVVWNEKNLDRWLSNPEKFIPGQRMFFSVSDATERADLIAYLKTQHK, from the coding sequence ATGAAACTACTTGCCTATTGCCTGCTTGCCATGGCAATTCCCTGCGCCAGCGCCCTGGCGGGCGACGCCGTCATTGGCCAGAAGGTGTACGCGGCGCGCTGTATTGCCTGCCATACGATCGACGCGAGCGTGGCCGGTCCGGCCCACCGCGGCGTGGTCGGGCGCAAAGCCGGCAGCGTTGCCGGCTTTGATTACAGCCCGGCGTTAAAGACGTCCAAAGTCGTGTGGAATGAAAAGAATCTCGACCGCTGGCTGAGCAACCCGGAAAAATTCATTCCTGGCCAGCGCATGTTCTTTTCCGTGTCCGACGCCACCGAACGCGCGGACCTGATCGCCTACCTGAAAACCCAACACAAATAG
- the folE2 gene encoding GTP cyclohydrolase FolE2, whose product MNAPDRFRLPDVQSQPDQRNIAIDAVGVRGLRYPVAIASQGAPQMTVATFAMTVGLDGATKGTHMSRFVELLEARNTPYAVADLAALAADMLARLDARSGAIELRFPYFVRKSAPVSGVSSLLDIEVRWRVRAGADGVATTSMQVVVPATSLCPCSKEISSYGAHNQRSLITIEVDLKAPMTVEDLIGVAERSASCEVYGLLKRADEKYVTERAYDNPKFVEDLVRDVALALNADARVGGYVVEAENFESIHNHSAIARIARPA is encoded by the coding sequence ATGAATGCCCCCGACCGCTTCCGCCTGCCCGACGTACAGTCTCAGCCCGACCAACGCAATATCGCCATCGACGCCGTCGGCGTGCGCGGCCTGCGCTATCCAGTGGCGATCGCCTCGCAGGGAGCGCCGCAGATGACGGTCGCGACCTTTGCCATGACGGTCGGCCTGGACGGCGCCACGAAAGGCACGCATATGTCGCGCTTTGTGGAACTGCTCGAGGCGCGCAACACGCCCTACGCCGTGGCCGACCTGGCGGCGCTGGCGGCCGACATGCTGGCGCGGCTGGACGCGCGCAGCGGCGCCATCGAATTGCGCTTTCCGTATTTCGTCAGGAAATCGGCACCGGTGTCTGGCGTATCGAGCTTGCTTGACATCGAGGTGCGGTGGCGCGTGCGCGCCGGCGCCGATGGCGTGGCAACGACGTCGATGCAGGTGGTGGTGCCGGCCACCAGCCTGTGCCCGTGTTCAAAAGAAATTTCCAGCTATGGGGCGCACAACCAGCGCTCGCTCATCACCATCGAGGTGGACCTGAAGGCGCCGATGACGGTGGAAGACTTGATCGGCGTGGCCGAACGCAGCGCCTCATGCGAGGTGTACGGCCTGCTCAAGCGCGCCGATGAAAAATATGTCACCGAACGGGCTTACGACAACCCGAAATTCGTCGAGGATCTGGTGCGCGATGTGGCGCTCGCTCTCAACGCCGATGCGCGGGTGGGCGGCTATGTGGTCGAGGCGGAAAATTTCGAATCGATTCACAACCATTCGGCCATCGCCCGCATTGCGCGGCCGGCCTGA
- the ssb gene encoding single-stranded DNA-binding protein has protein sequence MASVNKVIIVGNLGRDPEIRYMPSGDAIANIAVATSYKSKDRNTGEQKELTEWHRISFFGRLAEIVGQYLKKGSSVYVEGRLQTRKYTDKDGVEKYATEIVAEQMQMLGGRQGMGGDAVGGMDDGGGYDSQPQQSRPAPQRQAPPAPAARPAPKPAPNFSDMDDDIPF, from the coding sequence ATGGCATCAGTCAATAAAGTCATCATCGTCGGCAACTTGGGGCGCGATCCGGAAATCCGCTACATGCCCAGCGGTGACGCCATCGCCAACATCGCCGTCGCGACCTCGTACAAATCGAAGGACCGCAACACCGGCGAGCAAAAAGAGCTGACCGAATGGCACCGCATCTCGTTCTTCGGCCGCCTCGCTGAAATCGTCGGCCAATACCTGAAAAAGGGTTCCTCGGTCTACGTCGAAGGTCGCCTGCAGACCCGTAAATACACCGACAAGGATGGCGTCGAGAAGTACGCGACCGAAATCGTGGCCGAACAGATGCAGATGCTGGGCGGACGCCAGGGCATGGGCGGCGACGCCGTCGGCGGCATGGACGATGGCGGCGGCTACGATTCGCAGCCGCAGCAGAGCCGTCCGGCGCCACAGCGCCAGGCGCCACCCGCGCCCGCGGCACGTCCGGCACCGAAGCCGGCGCCGAATTTCTCGGACATGGACGACGATATTCCGTTCTAA
- the uvrA gene encoding excinuclease ABC subunit UvrA codes for MEQIRIRGARTHNLKNINLDLPRNKLIVITGLSGSGKSSLAFDTLYAEGQRRYVESLSAYARQFLQLMEKPDVDLIEGLSPAISIEQKATSHNPRSTVGTVTEIHDYLRLLYARVGTPYCINHPDHALAAQTVSQMVDAVLAMPEDTKLMILAPVVANRKGEHGDLFASMQAQGFVRFRIQSGTHDAKIYEIDDLPKLKKTEKHTIDVVIDRVKVNPEIKQRVAESFETALRLADGRAVVLEMDGGAEHVYSNKFACNTCGYSLQELEPRLFSFNNPMGACPECDGLGHIEFFDPRRIVAFPNLSLASGAVKGWDRRNQFYFQMLSNLAAHYEFDIDMPFEQLDLASQQAVLYGSGKTSIPFTYVNERGRTVIREHTFEGVVTNLQRRYRETDSMAVKEELAKFINEKQCPSCEGARLRVEARYVKVGTGKQQRAIYEVARKPLRECLEFFEKLTLKGAKKEIADRVVKEIISRLKFLNNVGLDYLSLDRSADTLSGGEAQRIRLASQIGSGLTGVMYVLDEPSIGLHQRDNDRLIETLKHLRDIGNSVLVVEHDEDAIRTADYIVDMGPGAGVHGGEIIAEGTLKDILKNKKSLTARYLNGSLKIAVPKKRHVADTNKQVVITGATGNNLKKVTLKLPVGLMTCVTGVSGSGKSSLVNDTLYPALSRHLYGSQTEPAPHDSISGLEHFDKVISVDQAPIGRTPRSNPATYTGLFTPIRDLFSGVPAAKERGYSAGRFSFNVKGGRCEACQGDGVIKVEMHFLPDVYVPCDVCHGKRYNRETLEVQYKGKNITEVLGMTVEEAHEFFKPVPLIARKLQTLLDVGLGYIRLGQSATTLSGGEAQRVKLSLELSKRDTGRTLYILDEPTTGLHFHDIDLLLKVIHRLRDQGNTLVIIEHNLDVIKTADWIVDLGPEGGAGGGKIIASGTPEDVAANPESVTGKYLVPLLA; via the coding sequence ATGGAACAGATCCGCATTCGCGGCGCACGTACGCACAACCTGAAGAACATCAATCTCGACCTGCCACGCAACAAGCTGATCGTGATCACCGGCCTGTCCGGCTCCGGCAAATCGTCGCTGGCGTTCGACACCTTGTATGCCGAGGGGCAGCGCCGCTATGTCGAATCGCTGTCGGCCTATGCACGCCAGTTCCTGCAGTTGATGGAAAAGCCCGATGTCGATCTGATCGAAGGCCTGTCCCCGGCCATCTCGATCGAACAGAAGGCCACCTCGCACAATCCGCGCTCCACGGTCGGCACGGTCACCGAAATCCACGATTACCTGCGCCTCCTGTACGCGCGCGTCGGCACGCCCTACTGCATCAACCACCCGGACCACGCGCTGGCCGCGCAGACGGTGTCGCAGATGGTCGACGCGGTGCTGGCCATGCCGGAAGATACCAAGCTGATGATCCTCGCGCCCGTGGTGGCCAACCGCAAGGGCGAGCACGGCGACCTGTTCGCATCGATGCAGGCACAGGGCTTCGTGCGCTTTCGCATCCAGAGCGGCACCCACGACGCCAAGATCTACGAGATCGACGACCTGCCCAAGCTGAAGAAAACCGAAAAGCACACCATCGACGTGGTCATCGACCGGGTCAAGGTGAACCCGGAGATCAAGCAGCGCGTGGCCGAAAGCTTCGAAACCGCACTGCGCCTGGCGGACGGGCGCGCCGTGGTGCTCGAAATGGATGGTGGGGCGGAACACGTCTACTCCAACAAGTTCGCGTGTAACACCTGCGGCTACTCGCTGCAGGAGTTGGAGCCGCGCCTGTTCTCGTTCAATAATCCGATGGGCGCCTGCCCCGAATGCGACGGCCTGGGTCACATCGAATTTTTCGACCCGCGCCGCATCGTCGCCTTCCCCAACCTCTCGCTCGCCTCGGGCGCGGTGAAGGGCTGGGACCGGCGCAATCAGTTCTACTTCCAGATGCTGTCGAACCTGGCGGCGCACTACGAGTTCGATATCGACATGCCCTTCGAGCAGCTCGACCTGGCCTCGCAGCAGGCCGTGTTGTACGGCTCCGGCAAGACCTCGATCCCGTTCACCTACGTAAACGAGCGCGGTCGCACCGTGATTCGCGAGCATACCTTCGAAGGCGTGGTCACCAACCTGCAGCGGCGCTACCGCGAAACCGATTCGATGGCCGTCAAGGAGGAGCTGGCGAAGTTCATCAACGAGAAGCAGTGCCCATCGTGCGAAGGCGCGCGCCTGCGCGTGGAAGCGCGCTATGTCAAGGTCGGCACCGGCAAGCAGCAGCGCGCCATCTACGAGGTCGCGCGCAAACCGCTGCGCGAATGCCTGGAGTTCTTCGAGAAGCTCACCCTCAAGGGCGCCAAGAAAGAGATCGCCGACCGCGTGGTCAAGGAAATCATCTCGCGCCTGAAGTTCCTCAACAACGTGGGACTCGACTACCTCTCGCTCGACCGCAGCGCCGATACCTTGTCGGGCGGCGAGGCGCAGCGCATCCGCCTGGCGTCACAAATCGGTTCGGGCCTGACCGGCGTGATGTACGTGCTCGATGAACCGTCGATCGGCCTGCACCAGCGCGACAACGACCGCCTGATCGAAACGCTCAAGCACCTGCGCGACATCGGCAACAGCGTGCTGGTGGTCGAGCATGACGAAGACGCGATCCGCACCGCCGACTACATCGTCGACATGGGTCCGGGCGCCGGCGTGCATGGCGGCGAAATCATCGCCGAAGGCACGCTCAAGGATATCCTCAAGAACAAAAAATCGCTGACCGCGCGCTACCTGAATGGCTCGCTGAAAATCGCGGTGCCCAAGAAGCGCCACGTGGCCGATACAAACAAGCAAGTGGTGATCACCGGCGCCACCGGCAACAACCTGAAAAAGGTCACGCTCAAGCTGCCGGTCGGCCTGATGACCTGCGTGACGGGCGTTTCCGGTTCCGGTAAATCGTCGCTGGTGAACGACACCTTGTATCCGGCCCTGTCGCGCCATCTGTATGGTTCGCAGACCGAACCTGCGCCGCACGACTCCATCAGCGGCCTGGAACACTTCGACAAGGTCATCTCGGTCGACCAGGCACCGATCGGGCGCACGCCGCGCTCGAATCCGGCCACCTACACCGGCCTGTTCACGCCGATCCGCGACCTGTTCTCTGGTGTGCCGGCGGCCAAGGAGCGCGGCTACAGCGCCGGGCGCTTCTCGTTCAACGTCAAGGGCGGGCGCTGCGAAGCGTGCCAGGGCGATGGCGTGATCAAGGTCGAGATGCACTTCCTGCCGGACGTGTACGTGCCGTGCGATGTCTGCCACGGCAAGCGCTATAACCGCGAAACCCTGGAAGTGCAGTACAAGGGCAAGAACATCACCGAGGTGCTGGGCATGACGGTGGAAGAAGCGCACGAATTCTTCAAGCCGGTGCCGCTGATCGCGCGCAAGCTGCAAACCCTGCTCGACGTCGGCCTGGGCTACATCCGCCTCGGCCAGAGCGCCACCACCCTGTCGGGCGGCGAAGCGCAGCGCGTGAAACTGTCGCTGGAACTGTCCAAGCGCGACACCGGGCGCACCCTGTACATCCTGGACGAGCCGACCACCGGCCTGCACTTCCACGATATCGACCTGCTGCTCAAGGTGATCCACCGCCTGCGCGACCAGGGCAACACCCTGGTCATCATCGAGCACAATCTCGATGTGATCAAGACCGCCGACTGGATCGTCGACCTGGGTCCGGAAGGCGGCGCCGGCGGCGGCAAGATCATCGCCAGCGGCACGCCGGAAGACGTGGCCGCCAATCCCGAGAGCGTCACCGGAAAATACCTGGTGCCGCTGCTGGCCTAA